A part of Pseudoliparis swirei isolate HS2019 ecotype Mariana Trench chromosome 8, NWPU_hadal_v1, whole genome shotgun sequence genomic DNA contains:
- the zgc:66427 gene encoding E3 ubiquitin-protein ligase ZNRF1 produces MGTRASRLQEDPVPSAFGKDGSTRDSCRRPRCSRPTSLMVDFSGSFEDTEANRSRSEEGSDSDPGQHGASADGSPADHHGIPSGVGQAVSPADEDDDTSEGKPEEDGNVSLEPPAVAEHQSGEETGRTPHRTFSERLPGNRHSSARSVGARSARVRGTHQRPVSEAWIGLYRVNNRHGNIRCPFCSKPFPGGRIEDHLLSCLTSPPLPYNTDVLNKDSGECSICLEDLVQGETIARLACLCVYHKSCIDSWSKVKPCCPEHPFD; encoded by the exons ATGGGGACGAGAGCTAGTCGTCTTCAGGAAGACCCGGTCCCCTCTGCGTTTGGCAAAGATGGCAGCACGCGGGACTCCTGTCGGCGACCCCGCTGCAGCAGGCCCACCAGCCTCATGGTGGACTTCTCGGGCAGCTTCGAGGACACGGAGGCCAACCGGAGCCGATCGGAGGAGGGCAGCGACTCGGACCCGGGGCAGCACGGGGCGAGCGCGGACGGCAGCCCCGCGGACCACCACGGCATCCCGTCTGGCGTCGGCCAAGCTGTGTCCCCCGCGGATGAGGATGACGACACCAGCGAGGGGAAACCCGAGGAAGACGGGAACGTAAGCCTCGAGCCCCCCGCGGTAGCGGAGCATCAGTCCGGGGAGGAGACAGGCCGCACGCCCCACCGCACTTTTTCCGAGCGGCTGCCCGGGAATCGGCACTCTTCCGCCCGCAGCGTGGGCGCGAGATCCGCCCGGGTCCGAGGCACGCACCAGCGGCCGGTGTCCGAGGCTTGGATCGGCCTTTACCGCGTTAACAACCGCCATGGCA ATATCCGCTGTCCCTTCTGCTCGAAGCCCTTCCCGGGGGGTCGGATCGAGGATCACCTGTTGAGCTgcctcacgtctcctcccctACCGTACAATA CGGACGTGCTCAATAAAGACAGCGGAGAGTGCTCCATCTGTTTGGAGGATCTGGTACAGGGAGAGACCATCGCCAGACTGGCTTGCCTCTGCGTCTACCATAAGAG CTGCATTGACTCCTGGTCCAAGGTGAAGCCCTGCTGCCCTGAACACCCCTTTGATTGA
- the LOC130197751 gene encoding kinesin-like protein KIF2A, with the protein MATCFAYGQTGSGKTHTMGGDFSGKTQVCAKGVYALSARDVFVMMKKPNYKKLDLQVFATFFEIYSGKVFDLLNRKAKLRVLEDGKQQVQVVGLHEKEVKCTEDVLKLIELGNGCRTSGQTSANAHSSRSHAVFQIPLRRHGKFSLIDLAGNERGADTSSARRASRPAEINKSLLALKVSSVVEYFNV; encoded by the exons ATGGCGACGTGCTTCGCTTacggacaaacaggaagtggaaaaaCACAC ACGATGGGAGGAGACTTTTCGGGAAAGACCCAGGTCTGCGCTAAAGGGGTCTACGCGCTCTCGG CCAGAGATGTTtttgtgatgatgaagaagccAAATTACAAGAAGTTGGATCTTCAAGTATTTGCCACGTTCTTTGAGATTTACAGCGGGAAG GTGTTCGACCTGCTGAACCGTAAGGCCAAGCTGCGGGTCCTGGAGGACGGGAAGCAGCAGGTGCAGGTGGTGGGGCTGCacgagaaggaggtgaagtgcaCCGAGGACGTCCTCAAGCTCATCGAACTGGGAAACGGCTGCAG GACTTCCGGTCAGACCTCGGCCAACGCGCACTCGTCTCGGAGCCACGCCGTCTTCCAGATCCCCCTCCGCCGGCACGGGAAGTTCTCCCTGATCGACCTTGCGGGGAACGAAAGGGGGGCGGACACGTCGAGCGCCAGACGCGCCTCCAGGCCAGCCGAGATCAACAAGAGCCTGCTGGCCCTGAAGGTCTCATCAGTAGTAGAATATTTTAATGTCTGA